The Salmonella enterica subsp. houtenae serovar Houten genome has a segment encoding these proteins:
- the fdoH gene encoding formate dehydrogenase-O subunit beta: MAYQSQDIIRRSATNGFTPAPQARNHQEEVAKLIDVTTCIGCKACQVACSEWNDIRDEVGNNVGVYDNPADLTAKSWTVMRFSEVEQNDKLEWLIRKDGCMHCADPGCLKACPAEGAIIQYANGIVDFQSEQCIGCGYCIAGCPFNVPRLNPEDNRVYKCTLCVDRVVVGQEPACVKTCPTGAIHFGSKEDMKTLAGERVAELKTRGYDNAGLYDPAGVGGTHVMYVLHHADKPNLYHGLPENPEISETVKFWKGVWKPLAAFGFAATFAASVFHYVGVGPNRAEEEDDNLHEEKDEVRK, translated from the coding sequence ATGGCTTATCAATCGCAAGACATCATTCGTCGTTCCGCCACTAACGGTTTCACCCCCGCGCCCCAGGCGCGGAACCACCAGGAAGAGGTGGCGAAACTCATCGACGTCACCACCTGTATCGGCTGTAAAGCGTGTCAGGTGGCGTGTTCAGAGTGGAACGATATCCGTGATGAAGTGGGCAATAACGTCGGGGTCTACGATAACCCGGCGGACTTAACCGCTAAATCCTGGACGGTGATGCGCTTCTCGGAAGTGGAACAGAACGACAAACTGGAGTGGCTGATCCGTAAGGATGGCTGTATGCACTGCGCCGATCCCGGCTGCCTGAAGGCATGTCCGGCGGAAGGGGCTATCATCCAGTATGCCAACGGCATTGTCGACTTCCAGTCCGAGCAGTGTATCGGCTGCGGTTACTGTATCGCTGGCTGCCCATTCAACGTGCCGCGCCTTAACCCGGAAGACAACCGCGTCTATAAATGTACGCTGTGCGTTGACCGCGTGGTGGTCGGCCAGGAACCGGCCTGCGTGAAGACCTGTCCAACCGGCGCCATTCATTTTGGCTCGAAAGAGGATATGAAAACGCTGGCGGGCGAGCGGGTGGCGGAACTAAAAACCCGTGGTTATGACAACGCGGGTCTGTACGATCCGGCGGGCGTAGGCGGTACGCATGTCATGTACGTGCTGCACCATGCCGACAAGCCGAATCTGTATCACGGTCTGCCGGAGAACCCGGAAATCAGCGAAACCGTCAAGTTCTGGAAAGGTGTCTGGAAACCGCTCGCCGCGTTCGGTTTTGCCGCGACCTTTGCCGCCAGCGTCTTCCACTATGT